The Chromatiales bacterium genomic sequence CCTTGTAATACACAACCATAAAGATCAGAACAACCACGAATCCGACCACGACCGATCGCAGGCCCTGATCGATATTGTCCTGCCCCAGACTCGGGCCGATGGTGCGCTCCTCGACAATATTGATCGGCGCGGCGAGTGCCCCGGCACGCAGCAGCAGAGCCAGATCGCGCGCCTCTTCCGACGAATCAAGCCCGGTGGTCTGGAAACGCGCGCCGAACGGTTCGAGGATGTTCGCGATCGAGATGACCTCCTCGTGCTTGCGCGTGGTCTTCTGCGCCACGCCGTCGACGAGTTTGGTCTCGGTGCGGTTTTCGATGAATACAACCGCCATCGGCTTGCCGACGTTTTCCGAGGTCACTCGGCGCATGCGCTGCGCACCCAGGCTGTCGAGGCGAACGAATACCGCCGGGCTGCCGTTCTGGCCGTCAAAGCCGGAGGACGCATCCACGACCTGGTCGCCCGTCACGATGATGCGCTTGCTGAGGAGAACCGGCCGCCCCTCGCGCGTGCGATAGAGCTTGCTGGTCGGCGGCACACGGCCGTCGAGCGCGCTCTGCACGCTGTTTTCGGTGTCCTCCAGACGATACTCCAGCGTGGCCGTTGCACCGAGAACGTCTTTGATGCGCGCCGGATCCTGCGCACCCGGCAGCTGAACTACGATGTGTCGCTCGCCCTGGCGCTGAATGACGGGTTCGGCGACGCCCAGCGCGTTCACGCGATTGCGCAGAGTGGTGATGTTCTGTTCGAGTGCGAATTCGCGCAGCCGCTCCAGCTCGGATGCGTTCACGCGTGCCAGCACCTTCTCAGGATTGTCGTCCGGCGCTTCGAGCGTCAGCTGACGGAACTCCTCTTCCAGTTTGCCCAGCGCTGACGTGCGTTGTTCGGCGTCGTTGAATTCGATATTGATCACGCCATCCGCGACACTGACCGTGCGGTAGCGCAGCTTGTTTTCGCGCAGACTCTGGCGCAGATCGCTGACGAAGCGTTCGAATGCCTGCTCCGTGGCGGCCTCCATATCCACATCAATCAGGATGTGCACGCCACCGCGCAGATCCAGCCCCAGGTACATCGGCTCGGCGCCGAGGCCGCGGAGCCAGCCCGGCACGTTCGCTGAAAGCGTCAGTGCGACCGTGTTCTCGTCACCCAGCGCGGCCTCGACGAGATCGCGGGCCTTGAGCTGCGTTTCAGGGTCTTCGAAACGGACGAGCAATTGCGAAGGAGCGTTCTGAAGCTCCAGCGATTTCGCCTGGACGCCGGCCTCGGCCAGCAGCGCACGCACACGGTCCAGCGTGGCCTCGTTGACCTCGCCGCGACGGTTCGCGGAGATCAGCATCGAGGGATCCTGCGAAACGAGATTCGGCGCTGCATAGACCAGGCCGAGCAGGATCACGGCCACGAGCAGCACGTACTTCCACAACGGATATTCGTTTCGCATGGGGCTGGGGCGCCGCGCGCCGGACTACTTGCGCAGGTCTTTGAGCGTGTTCTTCGGCAGGACGGCGTTCACGGCACCGCGTCGCGCGATGATCTGCACGCCGTCGGCGACCTCGAGCGTCACGTACTGGTCGTCGATCGCGGCGATCTTGCCGAGCACGCCGCCGTCGAGCGAAACCTCGTCACCCTTGGACAGGGCGTCGACGAGCGCGCGGTGCTCCTTCTGCCGCTTCATCTGCGGACGGATCAGGAGGAAATAGAAAATTACGATCAGAATGATCGGGAACAGCAGGCCGCCGATCCCCATCTGCGGCTGGGCGCCGTCTTGGGCCAGCGCGTCCGAGATCAGAAAACTCATCAGCTTTATGGATTCCGCATTCGGTAGTGGACAAAGTCCGCCCGGTTGCCGGGCCGGACCGGTAAAGCCGGCGGATTATGACACAAAGCCCGTTGCCGTCGATGTCTCGGGCCCGCGCCGCGCGTAGAACTCGGCGGTGAAGCTGTCCAGCCGTCCGCCGACGATCGCGTCGCGCAGGCCGCGCATCAACTCCTGGTAGTACCAGACGTTGTGCACGGTATTGAGGCGCGCGCCGAGCATCTCGTTGATCCGAGACAGGTGGTGCAGGTACCCGCGGGAGAAATTCCGGCAGGTGTGGCAGCCGCAGTCGGGGTCGATCGGCGTGGTGTCATCCCGGTGCGCGGCATTGCGGATACGCACCGTACCGAAGCGCGTGAACAGATGGCCATTGCGGGCGTTACGCGTGGGCATGACGCAGTCGAACAGGTCCACGCCGCGGCGCACGGCCTCGACGATGTCCTCGGGTCGCCCAACACCCATCAGATAGCGCGGCCGCGCAAGGGGCAGTCGCTCGCCCATCCGCTCGACCACCGCATTCCGGGCCTCGGCCGGTTCGCCGACGGACAGTCCGCCGATGGCGTAGCCGTCGAATCCCAGCTCGATCAGTCCGGCGGCGGATTCATCCCGCAGTTCCGGATACACGCCGCCCTGAACGATTCCGAACAGCGCGGACGGATGCGCGCCATGGGCATCGCGGGAACGGCTGGCCCAGCGCAGCGATCGGCGCATCGAGTCGGCGGCGGTCGCTTGGTCGCATGGATAGGCCGTGCAGTCGTCGAAAATCATGACGACATCCGAGTCCAGCGCATGCTGCACGCCAATCGAGGTCTCGGGGTCGAGGTAAACCTCGCTGCCGTCGATTGGCGAGCGAAACCGCACGCCGGATTCCTCGATCCTGCGCATCGCGCCGAGGCTGAAGACTTGGAAACCGCCTGAATCGGTCAGGATCGGACCCGACCAGCCGATGAACCTGTGCAGGTCACCGTGGCGACGCACGACCTCCACGCCGGGGCGCAGCATCAAATGAAAGGTATTGCCGAGGATGATCTGCGCGCCGGTGGACGCGACTTCGTCGGGACTGAGGCCTTTGACGGCCCCGTAGGTGCCCACCGGCATGAAGGCCGGGGTCTCGACACCGCCACGACGCAGCTGGAGGAAACCGCGTCGCGCGGCCCCGTCACGGGCCAGCAGCGTGAAGTCCATGGCTGGTGGTCCGCGGGGTATTGACAGTCAGTTCACTATATTAGAAAATACTCATGGACATCGGGCCTCCCCCGATGTCGCACACTCCTCCATCCTCCTTTGGTGGTTTGGGCGCGGCGCCCCTTCGCCGCGCCCTTTTTTTATGGTTGGCGCGACGACTGGCGGATGACCGGATTTGGCTGCCCGCATCAGGAGCGCACCAACCCGGCTCAATCGCCATAAAGCCGCGCCACCCTAGCACATTTTCCGCCGGATTAACATGGTTTAACGGCTGTCCGCAGACCCGCCCCGTGCCGAAAACCGGCATTCCGGCTCACGGTTCAATCAGCATCGCGTCGCCATAGCTGAAAAACCGGTAGCCCGTCCTTACGGCGTGACGGTAGGCCTCCAGAATGAACTCGCGACCCGCAAAGGCGCTGACCAGCATCAGCAGGGTCGAGCGCGGCAGGTGGAAGTTCGTGACCATCGCATCGACCACGCGAAACTCGAATCCCGGCGTGATGAACAGGCGCGTATCGCCATCGTAGGGCCGGAGTTCGCCGCCACGCGCGGCAGTCTCCAGCGCGCGCACGACCGTGGTACCCACTGCCACGATCCGCCCGCCGTGGGCCCGTACCGAGCCAATGGTCTCAACCAGTTCCCCGCTCACCACCAGGCGCTCGGCGTGCATCCGGTGCTCGGAAATCGATTCGCTGCGCACCGGCTGAAACGTTCCGGCCCCGACGTGCAGCGTGAGCCGCGCGGTCGAGATGCCCCGTGACACCAACTCGCTGAACACCGCGTCGTCGAAATGCAGGCCTGCGGTCGGCGCCGCGACGGCACCATCTACCGCCGCGTAGACCGTCTGGTAGCGGTCCTGATCGATCGCCTCGTCCGCGCGCTCGATATACGGCGGCAATGGGATATGGCCCGCCCGCGCGAGCCAAGCGTGCACCTCGCCTACGCCCGTAAAGTCCAGTTCGAAAAGCTCGTCGCGTCGCGCCGTGACCACGGCGGTCACGCCATCGTCGAAGACGAGTTCGGTGCCGACCCGCGGGGTGCGGTTCGCACGCAGATGGGCCAGCGCCCGGGCACGGCCCGTCGCGCGCTCGAGCAGCATCTCGACACGTGCGCCGGAGCGCTTGTGGCCGAAAACGCGCGCCGGCACGACGCGGGTTTCATTGAGCACCAGCAGATCGCCGGGACGCAGCAACCCGGGCAGATCGCGAAAGGCACGGTCGCGAATTTCCCGTTTGCTGTGCCTGAGGTGCAGCAGGCGGCTGGCACTGCGCTCCGCGGCCGGATGTTGAGCGATCAGCGCTTCCGGAAGCTCGAAATCAAAATCACTCAGCTGCATGAGACACCCGTCAGACACCGATTCGTGCTGTGGCACAATACGGCGCGTGCCGGGGTGGCGAAACAGGTAGACGCGCCAGACTCAAAATCTGGTGGTGGCAACACCGTGCCGGTTCGAGTCCGGCCCTCGGTACCAAAGTAAAATGAAAACGGATCGGCCTGCTTTGCGATTTCCCGCAGAACCCACTGCGACCGGGCCGGCCTGGTTTCCGGCCCCGAATTCCCGCCGCCATCATCGCACGGCCACTTCGAGAGTTCCTTCGCAAAAGTAGACACCCACTGGTTAGTTGCACTGGCGTTCGAACTCGATCGGTCCGCCGTATCGAGGTGACCGGCGGCCTTCAAGCCCCAGACCATGCCGATGGCACAATATCGACATGATGATCGCACTGGATCCAGCCGTCGGCCGACCCGGAATCGTCCGCAATGCGCCCCTTCCGGTCGAAACGATTCACGTCGGCCGCGCACGATGTCTATCTTCGGCAACGAAAATCT encodes the following:
- the secD gene encoding protein translocase subunit SecD, which encodes MRNEYPLWKYVLLVAVILLGLVYAAPNLVSQDPSMLISANRRGEVNEATLDRVRALLAEAGVQAKSLELQNAPSQLLVRFEDPETQLKARDLVEAALGDENTVALTLSANVPGWLRGLGAEPMYLGLDLRGGVHILIDVDMEAATEQAFERFVSDLRQSLRENKLRYRTVSVADGVINIEFNDAEQRTSALGKLEEEFRQLTLEAPDDNPEKVLARVNASELERLREFALEQNITTLRNRVNALGVAEPVIQRQGERHIVVQLPGAQDPARIKDVLGATATLEYRLEDTENSVQSALDGRVPPTSKLYRTREGRPVLLSKRIIVTGDQVVDASSGFDGQNGSPAVFVRLDSLGAQRMRRVTSENVGKPMAVVFIENRTETKLVDGVAQKTTRKHEEVISIANILEPFGARFQTTGLDSSEEARDLALLLRAGALAAPINIVEERTIGPSLGQDNIDQGLRSVVVGFVVVLIFMVVYYKVFGLIADVALGLNLVLIVAVLSMLQATLTLPGIAGIVLTVGMAVDANVLIFERIREELRSGNSPQASIYAGYEKAFSTIVDANVTTLIAAVVLFSFGTGPVKGFAVTLFIGILSSMFTAIVGTRAAINLIYGRRQRVRDLRLAI
- the yajC gene encoding preprotein translocase subunit YajC yields the protein MSFLISDALAQDGAQPQMGIGGLLFPIILIVIFYFLLIRPQMKRQKEHRALVDALSKGDEVSLDGGVLGKIAAIDDQYVTLEVADGVQIIARRGAVNAVLPKNTLKDLRK
- the tgt gene encoding tRNA guanosine(34) transglycosylase Tgt; translation: MDFTLLARDGAARRGFLQLRRGGVETPAFMPVGTYGAVKGLSPDEVASTGAQIILGNTFHLMLRPGVEVVRRHGDLHRFIGWSGPILTDSGGFQVFSLGAMRRIEESGVRFRSPIDGSEVYLDPETSIGVQHALDSDVVMIFDDCTAYPCDQATAADSMRRSLRWASRSRDAHGAHPSALFGIVQGGVYPELRDESAAGLIELGFDGYAIGGLSVGEPAEARNAVVERMGERLPLARPRYLMGVGRPEDIVEAVRRGVDLFDCVMPTRNARNGHLFTRFGTVRIRNAAHRDDTTPIDPDCGCHTCRNFSRGYLHHLSRINEMLGARLNTVHNVWYYQELMRGLRDAIVGGRLDSFTAEFYARRGPETSTATGFVS
- the queA gene encoding tRNA preQ1(34) S-adenosylmethionine ribosyltransferase-isomerase QueA: MQLSDFDFELPEALIAQHPAAERSASRLLHLRHSKREIRDRAFRDLPGLLRPGDLLVLNETRVVPARVFGHKRSGARVEMLLERATGRARALAHLRANRTPRVGTELVFDDGVTAVVTARRDELFELDFTGVGEVHAWLARAGHIPLPPYIERADEAIDQDRYQTVYAAVDGAVAAPTAGLHFDDAVFSELVSRGISTARLTLHVGAGTFQPVRSESISEHRMHAERLVVSGELVETIGSVRAHGGRIVAVGTTVVRALETAARGGELRPYDGDTRLFITPGFEFRVVDAMVTNFHLPRSTLLMLVSAFAGREFILEAYRHAVRTGYRFFSYGDAMLIEP